The DNA region GTATGAACTTCCCTAGATAGGTGACGAGTCCAAGAAAGCTTcttgttttttcttttgtagTCGGTGGTCGGAACTgcaatattgtttttatttttgcatGGTCTGCTTCGATTCCTTTGTCGGAGAGCTTGTGGCCGAAAAAATAAAGCTCATTGACCTTTTTTATACATTTCTCTTCGTTTAGGAGAACATTGTTTACCTTGAATACCTCTAGTACGTTATTCAGGCAGTAATCAtgttctttttctgtttttccataaataattacatcatcaatataatttaaacaGTTATTGCACGATGCAAGCATTTCTTCAAAAACTCTCTGAAAAATTTCCGGTGCCGAGTTGACTCCAAACATTAATCGTTTGTAGCGAAACATACCTTTGTGGGTAATGAAAGTAGTAATAGGGCGGCTTTCTTCATCAGGTTCAAGTTGGTGGTATGCGTTGGCTAAATCAAGTCGAGAGAAAAACTTTGCTTCCCGGAGTTTAGTCATGAAAGAGTCGAAAGTTGGAATGGGGAAATTCTCCCTCAGAATTGCTTCATTGGCACGGCGCATATCCACACAAATGCGGATGTCATCGTTGGGTTTCAAAACCACTACTATGGGTGAGATCCATGCACTTGGTTCAGTAACTTTCTCTATGATATCAGACAGAAGTtcttctttcagttttctctctACTTTAGCCTCTAAAGTAATTGGGACTCTTCTGACTGGTTGTTTAACAGGTTTGATCTGAGAATTGATTGTCAATTTGACTTTGATATTTTTAATCTTAGGGAACGATTTTATTTCCTCGATGTGGTTAATGTTCAAGCCTAATTTCAGGATACCTAATCGTTTTGCGACATCTTTACCTAGAATCGAGATGTCTCCCTGTTCTACAACATAAAAGTTTGTAATTATTTCGGGCTGACCCTGTAAACTCACTGTTGTTTCGAACGTGTGACTGACGTCCAGAGTTTCTCCCGCTGCGTATCCTCTGAGGGAATGTTGGGATTGAGGGTTGATGTCCCATGTTACAGCTTTCATTTTCTTTAACGATTCCCAGTCACCACCGTTTATTATATTCACTTTCGAGCCTGAATCTATCAATACGGTGATAGGTACACCTCCTATGTTGCATTCTATAAGGTCATCATTCTGGTCTTCTGTACATATACCTGACACCTTGAAGCATTGGAAATTTCTAATGCCAACTGTCCCTTCCATTTCTGTTTCTTCTTCCTCTATACGGTTAACCCTAGAACTCGTCCTTCTACGTTTGTTTTGAGGTTCATGTGAAGAATTTCTGTTAGAAGAAAACCGTTTCCTTTGTAGGTCGGTTCTGCATAGAAATGCATAGTGGCCCACAAACCCGCATATATTACATTTGGAATTTTTAGCAGGGCATTCTTTTGAAGGTACAGAATGGTTGCGTTTTCCACATCTTGTACAGTGGGTACCACGTTCGTTGTTGAAGGGTTCAATTTTGTTGACACCGAATGATGTACTAGGTCCAGTGTCAGCTAAATCCATAGCTTTAGACTGACTACCAATTTGTTCGTGAATTTGGCATAGGTTGAGTACTTCATCCAGTGATCTTTCTTTTTCCAGCAGTTTCTTCTTCAAATCTAGAGGTGCCCAACTATCAATTATCTTGTCcttaatatttatttcattcgattctTGTGCCGAATTTCCAAATGAACACTTGCTCGCTTGGTTCCTGATTTTAAGAACAAATTTACtaaagttttcattttgttcaggTTTGATGTTTCTGAATATGTGCCGTTCGAAAGTTGAGTTctgttttggtgaaaaataatCGGTCAGTTTTTCAACAAGGGTTTTGAAAACGTCGTTATTTATGTCTTTATCGAAGATTTCTAATGCTCCTGGAAGATTATTTGCTACTTCTTGGAGCTGTGCTCCTCCAAGATGTAGAAGTTTGTTCCTTTtcttaaaaatatttgttatatCCTCCGAAGCTAGATATAATTCCAAAGAACGTAACCATTTTTCCCATTCTCCCCTGATCAAAGCCTTGTCGAGGTTATCGCAGAGGAAGGGTTTTATATTGCTGTCTGTCATGATCAGTAAACTTTTTCGACTCCTCTGAGTTCGTTGTCTTGGACTGCCCTGAAATAGGGTAACAGTTTGATTAATTCTGTTATTTTCTTAAACTGCCCTGTAAACCAGGGTAACAGTTATTTATGGACTGCCTGTAGAAACAGGTAACagttcacattttttttcaactgcCCTGTGATAGGGTAACAGTTTTTTTCTGAACTGCCCTTCGAAAGGGTAACAGTTATTTCTGTTGAACTGCCCTCCAAAAGGGTAACAGTTATTTCTTTATTAGTCATGACTAATTTTATAATGCATTATTAAATCGTATCGATAGAATTGTTAGCACTTGGGAAGGATTAAATGTCACGAATGTCAGTATCCGACTCACCTTGTTCAGAAATCAACGTCCTGCGGGTAAAATTACCACTTCTCGTCGCCAATTGTGCTACTCCAATTATAAGTCAATAATCACTCGTCTTAGCACAAaatagttttatttattttctccatTAATTCGATCCAACACTTCATATCTAAATCTCAAAACATAGAAATACCCCGTAACCATAACAACTATAAAAACTCAAATCTCCTTCATTAACATTCCTGTCGACCATAGAAACTTTGCTGCTGACACGTTCCACTCATACTTCAGTCTGTACAGTGCCACAAGAAACTCTTTGATTAGACGTAATTTCTCTCcagaaacaaatatttttgaagtcaaTCTACAACGACAGGCCAATGTCACGAGCACAGATTCTCATCTTTTCGAAATATTGTCGAAATCTCAAAATTGGTACTGGTATAAAACACATTCCTTTTTAAATTATCATGGTCATTCAATGAATATACTGCAgaagacatcaaaatatttGAGTAGAATATAAACGGAAATTTGTTTGGAACACAAAACTCGTGTGATTCAGTGAACCATCACGTCTGTCGTCTCGTAGCCAAATTTCGTAGCTACGAGCTCCTAGTCATACTCTAGCTaaatattccttaacaaagTGTACCTTTGTACAGTGAAAACGAATTTAAGTTGAAGGGAGATTTAGATATTGCCTTAAGCAAGGGAATACTTACGATAGGAGCTAATATAGagatcgttggtgaaaacgggcataaGTCGTTTCAACATAAAAATATACAGGAAAATGTCCACTTACAAGTGATGGAATAGCTTGAATAAATGACCTCGAACATAAGAGAGTGGACATGGATATTGCTCCACCAAATCCAAATATTCTTTAGCAGGTTCCCACACTGGTGGACTGATTCCCAAGAATATTGCTGGATTGTATAAATTCCCTTCCGCCGTCATTACTCCAACAGCGCCCGTTTCGTCCAAGCATCTGTAGACATCTTGAATACACTGAATATTTCCATTGGATATAACAGGTATACTCACTGCTCTCCTGAAAATAGGAAGAGAAACAATTAACCAAGTACCGCAATATTTTTATTAGAGCTGTGAGAAGTGCAACATTTTGCATATTATGTAGGTGAAATAAAACTTAGGATTACATCTCTGCTTAATCAGGTTCTCGATGTGCGATTATTGCATACTACAGGGTGGTCCACGGGAACCTGACGGTTTTTAAATGAGTAGTACACATTTGTTTTTCAGCATataacatttattttttcatgtaCTTACAGCCAGTACTATGCCATTTAAGAAATCAAACCTTAAAAATAACATCTGTCAAGTGGTGACCATCTTGCTCGAAACATGTTGCAAGTCTGTTCAAAAACCCTTGGTGAACGCGCTCCAATACTGCACACCAGACCGTCACTTTCGGACTGTGTAAGGGCCGTTCATGAAGTTGCTGAGGGTTTTCACTGGCATAATAATGACAATTTTGCCTATTGACGAAACCGTTCAAATGGAAATGAGCTTCATCACTCATAAACAGTACAGCATCTTAGTTCACTTCAAGCATTGAGAGCATAGACAAACAGAaatcattgcgttgtggaaagTCAGTTGGTTTCAGCTGCTGGACAATTGCCAATTTGTATGGGTGGAATCTGAGGTCATGTTTGACAATACGGCGAACTGTGGAACGACTTAGTCTTAATGCTTGCGCTTGTTTTCGCACTGAGCGGCATGGACTTGTTCGCAACGCGTGCCTCACCCTCTCCACACTTTCGGGGGTCCGTGCCGTGCGAGTAGGTCCTGGTGGCTTCTTTTTCATCACATTTCCAGTTGTTCGAAGATCGTTGACCCACTTCAGAATCGTGTTACGACTTGGGACAGCTCCATGACGGCCAATATTAAATTCACGCCGAAACAGTCTCTGCGTAGCCACCACTGATTCACCATTTTTGATAAAAGCTTCAAACGCGAACATGCGATGCCTCACACCCCACGCAGTCATGATGTACACTAAATGGCCCATTCCAACGGTTCAAATGGGACCCTTCTGATGGCCCCACTCCACCTACCTGCCGAGTACTACCCAATTGAAAAACGTTAGGTTCCCGTGGACCACGTTGTACATAGTGTTTACGTCTAGGGTTTCAGatttaaaatatgaaatataGGTACTGATATGGTCCagttaattttaaaattcaataaaagtaatgtttttaaatatcaaatcaaacaaaatatataatatatactaCTAATATGCTAATAATAATATACTATTTTTCGAATAATATGTACTTTCATCACCTCAGATTTGAGATAAATGTCCATTGGATACAAAAACATCCAGTCTTAGCAAACAATTGCTACTGATTCGTTTGCTAAGACTGGAAAATTAGGACAATGAAAATGTTTGTCAATGTTCTCATAATAcatgaaaaaagtgaaaattcgaattcaatgagtgtaaccatttcatccctataatAAAACGTTTGATAAACTCGATCAATTTTTCGACTAATTTCGATCGTAATTTTTTGACAGATTGCTAATAGTTTCATCCGCTTCATGTCCTGATATCGATTTTACTAACTGGATGGATGGATACGTGACATACAGGATAGCACAAAAAATTGCATTTGACGTTTAACTTCCGAATACTTTGTAGAAAAATTTAAACACTGAATAATATGTCTCAATACCTACGATTTACAAGACCCAATATTTCAAATACATATTGATATCTCATTATGTCCTCGATAACACATGAGTGCACATGCTAAAGTGAGAGTGCACATGCTAACGTGAATCGGGagttattttcaaattaatgtGTATTTAGAGAAACTAAATAGAGAATTAAAACCAATTTGAGGGAAAAGACTCTACAAAAACTTAAACAATTATTTACGATATTTATCATATTAAACATATGGATCAGTGATAACATCTCACAAGTGTTTATAAATATCGGATTCAATAATGCTGCCAGTTGGGAATTTCCCATAGATTACCATGAATCAAACTGAACTACAGGGTAGTCCACAATCATCAACGTATTGCAGAATGTCGTCTACAAGCAATGAAGAAATCCGAGGTTTCAACAACGATCCTGAAGACTGCAATAGTCAATCCTGGCAGAATGTAAAACGGTCaacaaaaaaacagaaaataaataacgCTAACAAAATTGAAATAGTAACAACCAACAGGTACAGCCACTTAAGTGAAGAGAAAGATGAAAGCCCCAACAAAGCAGCCGATGCCGCTATCAAAACTCTGAAAACCCCGCCAATTTATGTATACGGAGTGACAAATTGACCAGTGATATCATTGAGGCTTATGATGCAGGATTGGCGAGTATTCTCATATTGCTTGACTATTCGAAGGCGTTCGATACCATTAATCATGAATTGTTGGTtgctaaaatgaaatattatggTTTTGACTTTTCTTCTCTGCAATTGATAAGATCCTACTTAAGTGACAGAATTCAGTATATATCCGTCAATAATGTGTTATCGTCTCCGATTGAGATTCTTGCTGGTGTACCCCAGGGTTCTGTACTTGGACCATTGctatttattatttatacagCTGATATAATAACGTCTATAACACATTGTAAATAACTAGTGTACGCAGATGATTTACAGCTGTATTATCATTTTCCTGAAGAATCTTATGAGGAGGCATCTCGTACTATCAACAATGTCTTGCAACTTGTTCATAAGTTGTCGATTGAACATAATTTGGTCATTAATCCTGAGAAGTCGAAGGTAATTTGTATTGCCAGCAAAAACTCTGCTACTTTCTTGAAATCTAATATGACCATTAAACTGAATAATGATAGCCTGGTATTCACAGATGTTGCTAAAGATTTGGGTTTGCTCATGGATACTGATTTTCGCTTCTCCGAACATCTAAAAACATTGATTTCAAAGGCATATTCCAACCTGAGACTTATATACCCCAACCGGCATATACTTGATGTGAAGACCAAGAAAACTCTTTGCGAATCTCTTGTCTTATCCCAATTTACATATTGTAATTTAATCTATGGGCCGCTTTTACTAAGATTGATCAGTATAAGATTAAGAAAGTGCAGAAAGCATGTTATAGGTTGGTACATGGTATAAGAAAGTATGATCCTGTCACTCATAAGATCAGGGAGGAGGAGGTCCTCTTTATGGAGTCGAGGAGAAATTATCATTTGGGTTCTTTCATGCATAAACTTATTTCTAATGCTAATGCTCCACCATTCCTTAAGAGGAAATTCGTTCGTCATAGTAACATTCACTCGAGACTTACAAGATTTCAAGATAGATTCGTGCTACCAAGGCATAGAACAGCCTTATTTCAAAGAAGTTTCATTTTTCGATCCATCAAATTTTATAATTCCCTTCCAAGTGACTTCAAGTTGTTGAACATAAATAATTTCaagtttaaaattaaagggtaTATACTGTGTGGGCAATAATGTTAGtgatcccaatatttataagcTATATGCTACATGTTGTGAGATTCAGGTGCTCATCGGGTGTATTTCATTTGATTTACTCATGTGCTGACTTGGTGTTATTTTAGATACATTGTTTTATATTAGCTCATTGCTGGTCAGTGGGAGGTTGAGTTGGAATAGCATTATGCTAGACTTCGCCTTTGCTGACTTGGTCATGAGAGTATGTATTTTTTATAGGTTTCTAATTAATAAAGACgtcatatatttatttatttatttgaattataAAGAAATGATCACCAACTTGAACCAGGTCATAAAAACAGACCAATTCACAATAAAAACGCTAACAGACGatacaataaaaataaagagcCACACACCAGAAGATTATCGCAAATTAATCGACCACATGAGAAACACAAATATAATTCATCATACATACCAACACTATTCAACACCTGTTGAAGATAGGAAGACCTCAACAAATTAGGACACAATGTAAGAAACATTTATAACGGAAGAAGTCGCCTGACAAAAGAGCCACTTAACCTTTTTTTTGTCGACCTTGAACCAGCAGATAACAATAAGGAGATATACAAGTTGCGTGGCATACAAAATAGAATGGTGATTGTCGAACctccaaaaaaataaataaaaggtATTTCCCAATGCATGAGATGTCAGCACTATGGACACACTAAGGCCATATGTCTGCGTCAAATGTGGACAATCACATTAATCAGAAGATTGCGAAAACTAACACGCCAGCAAAGTGTGTACTATGTAATGGTCCCTATCCTGCTAACTATAGGGGCTGTGAATTCTACCACATCCTACTAAAGAAACCCAACAACGCGAACAACAGACTGAATCAACAACAAAGAACCGTACCAAGCACTCACAACCAGAACATTACACCCCAGATACCAGAACAAGAACCACATAAGCGATGATACTCAGATGCTCTACGAGGATCAAAGAACGTGCCTACACTATACAATGAAGACAGCCCAACTACCTTGAGTGCATTCTTGAAGGAGTTCAAAGGAATGTTCCAACAATTAGTTCAACAGAACAACATGATACTAAACATGCTATCCACGCTAATCACCAAAATTCACTAAATGCATCAGAATAGCTCAATGGAGTGCCAATGGCCTCCTACTGCACAAAAATGAAGTAGAAACTTTCCTTAGCCACAACGCAATAGACATCTTATTGGTAAATGAGACGCACTTCACTGAAAAATCCTATTTTAAAATCCCAGATTATATATGACTTATT from Coccinella septempunctata chromosome 1, icCocSept1.1, whole genome shotgun sequence includes:
- the LOC123319326 gene encoding uncharacterized protein LOC123319326, with the translated sequence MTAWGVRHRMFAFEAFIKNGESVVATQRLFRREFNIGRHGAVPSRNTILKWVNDLRTTGNVMKKKPPGPTRTARTPESVERVRHALRTSPCRSVRKQAQALRLSRSTVRRIVKHDLRFHPYKLAIVQQLKPTDFPQRNDFLLERVHQGFLNRLATCFEQDGHHLTDVIFKV